The genomic interval TGGGTTTGATAGATGCTGACAAATACCTCCGTTCCCTGTGGCAGAACGTAGTCGCCCAATTTCGTCGGTTGCGAGGTGACCCGCCCATTCCAGGGTACGGGCGAGAGGATACGCATACTTTCCTTAATCACCCGCTCCAGCAGGGGTAGCCGCGCCAGTTGCGCCACAGTTGGGGCTTCCCCCTGCAACACAGCGTCCAACTCTTCCAGCAAATCCGCTGCTACCTGCGGGGACTGGGACAGCAAAAACAGCGTCCAGGTCAACGCATTGGAACTGGTTTCGTGCCCTGCGGCAAAGATTACGCCTGCATGCCCCAATAATTCATCTTCAGTCAGCCCTAACCCCTGCTCCTCATCCCGTGCCTGGATTAACATCGACAGCACATCCCGATCGACGCACCCCGCTGCCCGTTTGCGGACAATCATCTGGCGCATCTGATTATCGAGTTCGGCAATCTGGTTCAAAAAGCGATGGTAGGTGGAACCTGGCAGGTCAAACGGAAAAATTGCCATCCCCGGCGACCCCATAATCGAGAGGACATTCTGAATCAGTTGACCAATTCCTTTGTCGTTCTCCCCAATGTCTTCCCCAAACAGTGTTTTGGTGACAACACGCATGGTCAACAGCCGCATTACCTCAGCGATGTCGTAGGTTTCGCCCACCCGGAGGTGATCCAGGGTGGATTGGGTGATGGCAACAATGTCATCCCGGTAACCCTCAATTTGCTGTTTATGCAGGGCAGGCATGATCAGTTGCCGATGCTGGCGGTGGCGATCGCCATTAACCCCAAACAACCCAACGACAAAGTGCTTCAGCGGTTCCGTCCGCTCAGACTCATCCTTGCGACGATACAACCTGCCCGACAATGGGTATTTGTAATAAATCTCATGTTGCGTCGCCACCTGCCGGACAAATTCCGGCCCATAGGCAAACACCGTTCCAGGACAATTTGGCAAGGGCGAATAGAGATTGGTGCCTCCGCCATAGCGCAGAGAGACGATCGGTCCATAGGTTTGAAACAACTGGCGGGTAAAGCCGATCGAATCCCTGGAAAAGTGGACGAGATTGGTAATATGCCCTAGTGGCGTCCTGGGATTAGGTCCGGGAACGGTTAGAAGAGGACGATTTGAGATTTGTATCATCTTTAAAGATAAGCAAAAAGAAATCTGAGTTGCTTGAGCCCCTGTAGCTAATTATCTCCACTTCTGGTTTATGTAAAGATATTAGGAGATTGCAAAAATACTAATGGAATGTTTTTTCAATCTTTAGCTAAGACTTAGTTAAGTTATCATTCTAAGTAAATAAAACTAGAATCAGACAAATTAAGAAATGAGAGATCAAAGAACACGAGAAGAGAAAATTGTAATTAATCTTGTACGCAACGAACTTTGTAAAGCAGGAAATGAAGTTATCGAGGATAATGTATTCCATGATAGACCTGACTGGGTTTTTTCATTAAATGGAAAAAGAGTAGCCGCAGAATGTCGTCTTATTGGTTTGCAGGAATTAATGAAATGGAGTAACTGCAAACGAGAGATGCTCCCCGACAAAAATTACAGGGTTACATTTCCGCTCGAACCGCATTTATGGGATGAAGAAAGCTATTGAAGATAAAGAAGGCAAGGTATCTGAATATCTGCAAAACAGCAATTCTGAAGAGGCATGGCTCATCACTCATTCAGACTTTAAGGTGGGAATCTCTTTGTACGAATGCAGCAGTTGGCTGTTGGAGCTGATGAGATCTGCGGCAGCTGCAACAACGACTAAATTCAGTAATGTATGGTTTGTACATCCAGAAGCGGGAGCCAACAAATTATGGGATGATAGCGAGCCAAAGATTAATTTCCCATCACTTGATGTAAGCAGCGGATATTATCCAACGGCATCATACATGATGCTCGTAGGTTCATTTAAAGATGCTGACTGGATAGCATCTGCGGGGTTAGAAAATACAATCTCTATCACATTACAACCATTGGATACTCGTTACAGAATTGAAGAAGAGGGAGTTAACCCCCCGCTCAATTAGAATATTAGCCAACTCAAAATAACTTACCTTTACAAGTTAGATAAATATTCGAACTCACAACATTATATTTACTCTAACTTGCTACCATTTTCTGCTTTAGCCAATTAGCCTAATAAATCGTTGACTAGAGAGGAAGGGGATTTTGGTGATTGTTTCAGTCTTTCCTCTTACCCTTTCACCTCCTCATGGTTCAAAATTTAAAATTTCCTCTCTATGAATGTCCCCCCCTACCTTCCCCCTTTTGGCTTCACGAATGGTTTGGCGATGACGCTTTACACTGCGTTGTGGGCGAGCCGTCATTGGGAGAAGACAACCGAGCATCCAGAGCCGCCCTATCAGACGCATATTTTTCAGGGGGCTGAGGGAGTTCCGATTTTTGGGACCATAGCAATTCCTGAAAGAGCAAAGGGGACGATCGTTGGCACCTACGGGATCACGGGCAGTCTGGAGAATCAGTGGTTCCTGAAATTGCTCGGTCGCAAGGCATTTGCTCAGGGCTATGCGGTAGTTTTGTTTGACTGGCGCGCCCACGGAAAAACGATCGAACTGTCTCCCACCCTGACCTCGGATGGTATTTATGAAGGCAAGGATTTTGTCCAGATTGCAGCGCAGGCAAAGACCCTGGGTTGCCCCGCGCCCTTCTGGTTTACTGCCTATTCCCTGGGTGGGCAACTGGCACTCTGGGGAATTAAAGCCGCCCAGACGATCGCCGACTGGGCACCCGATCTGGAATTGACTGCATCAGAGATTGGGGGAGGAGCAGTCATTTGCCCCACCTTAGAATCAACCCGTTCCCTGAATTTTCTGGTCAAAACCCCCCAGGGCAGATATCTGGAAAAGTCGATCGCCCGTCAGCTACAGAAAATTGCCTGGAAGATTTATGAGCATCACCCTACTGCGATCGATCCCACTGTGATTGCACGGGTAAATAGCATCTGGTCCTTTGACCACGAACTGGTGGTTCAACAATTAGGCTTCTCATCGGTTGAGGCTTACTACGAAGCCTCCAGCGCTCTTTACTCAACTGCCAGAGCTGAAAAAATCAACGCTGATCCTTTACGCTGCTGATGATCCAATGTTCGATCCCACGCTTGTTTCTGACTTGCAAGTGGTGGCTGCAAAAAATCCCGCGATCGATCTGGTCTTAACCCAGCACGGGGGTCACGTGGGTTATTTCAGTAGTAAAACAGGGCAACATCAAGCCAATGACCCCGATCCCTGGTGGGCATGGAACCGTATTTTAGATTGGGTCAAGCAGCAGTGATTGAAGGAAACAGCCCTTTAGAAACGTCTAAAGGGCTAAAGATGCGATCCCCCTAAGTCCCCCTTAATCAGGGGGACTTTAAGCCTGTTTCCCCCCTTTTTAAGGGAGGTTAGGGGGGATCTCTGAGTGTTGCATCTTACAGTCCATACCTTTTCAAACATCCTCTAACGGTTGTTTGTAAACATCGTCTTATTCCTTCTGGTAAAAGCTAAACGGGCATTTCCTGATAGCAGTAACTACAACGCCAGTAAAGCCCTCCTAAACGCACATGGCGGAGTAACATATCTGAACAGCAAGGGCAGGTATGCCGACTCACCATGTCATTTTCAATGGGTTGTCTCTCAACCCATCGACTGTAATGAGTGGTTAATAAAGCTGACAATCTTACGGAGTGTGCGCGTAGAGTTTCCATTGCAGCCCCCAAATCTGTTGTCATTTAAGTATAAATCACCTTGACAACAAAAAGCTTCTTTTGATAGAATCTGGCGCTTTTCGTGTGCTATACTTAATATTGAGTCAGTAGTTTGTCAAGAATTTTTTGAGGGATCGAAAACTCTCAATCAATAACTACTAGTCAGTGCGAGGGAAACTTGACTCAATGATTTCTTTGATGAGGTAAATCAGTTGTCGAAAATTAAAGCGTTGGACATCCAGGTCGGCGATCGCATCATCGCCTACTGCAATAACAAGATGCAAAT from Kovacikia minuta CCNUW1 carries:
- a CDS encoding cytochrome P450, whose product is MIQISNRPLLTVPGPNPRTPLGHITNLVHFSRDSIGFTRQLFQTYGPIVSLRYGGGTNLYSPLPNCPGTVFAYGPEFVRQVATQHEIYYKYPLSGRLYRRKDESERTEPLKHFVVGLFGVNGDRHRQHRQLIMPALHKQQIEGYRDDIVAITQSTLDHLRVGETYDIAEVMRLLTMRVVTKTLFGEDIGENDKGIGQLIQNVLSIMGSPGMAIFPFDLPGSTYHRFLNQIAELDNQMRQMIVRKRAAGCVDRDVLSMLIQARDEEQGLGLTEDELLGHAGVIFAAGHETSSNALTWTLFLLSQSPQVAADLLEELDAVLQGEAPTVAQLARLPLLERVIKESMRILSPVPWNGRVTSQPTKLGDYVLPQGTEVFVSIYQTHQMPELYPEPMVFNPSRWETINPTLYEYNPFSAGPRLCIGAGFAMMEIKIVLAMLLQRYRLQFIPKVKINPVGVIVLASKQGMPMQVHKQDFQFKSAIGGVRGTVREMVKLPD
- a CDS encoding YheT family hydrolase — its product is MNVPPYLPPFGFTNGLAMTLYTALWASRHWEKTTEHPEPPYQTHIFQGAEGVPIFGTIAIPERAKGTIVGTYGITGSLENQWFLKLLGRKAFAQGYAVVLFDWRAHGKTIELSPTLTSDGIYEGKDFVQIAAQAKTLGCPAPFWFTAYSLGGQLALWGIKAAQTIADWAPDLELTASEIGGGAVICPTLESTRSLNFLVKTPQGRYLEKSIARQLQKIAWKIYEHHPTAIDPTVIARVNSIWSFDHELVVQQLGFSSVEAYYEASSALYSTARAEKINADPLRC